Part of the Patescibacteria group bacterium genome, TTGAGGCTTGTAGGAGTCATGTCAAACCTGCTGTCCAAATAAGTCTGGGCAATTTTTGGATGAATAATCCTTATTCTATTTCTAAGAACACTGCGGAACGATTGGCTCTTATGTATAACAAGGAGCATGGTACTAGAATTGCCATAGTAAGAGGTTTGAATGCGTACGGGGAAGGCCAAAAGCACGCTCCTGTCAGAAAGATAATACCAAATTTTATTGTCAGAGCTCTTCGCAACACCCCTATAGAAATATACGGCGATGGTTCGCAAATTATGGATATGATTTATGTTAAGGATCTTGCAGAGATACTGGTAAGGGCGTTGTTAGTTGAACATAAGGTTTACGACCGGATATTTGAAGCGGGGACAGGCCTTTCTACGGATGTTAATTATATAGCTAAAGTGGTGATAAAAGAGGCAAAATCAGGATCTGAAATCAAATATTTACCTATGAGACCTGGAGAAGAGAAAAGTGCTGTAGTACTTGGCAACCCCGTAACATTGAAACCTCTGGGAGATATAAAATTGAGGGGTTTGGACGAAACTTTGTCTGGAGTAATTTCTTGGTACAAAAATAATTATCCTTGGAGAGAGATTAGATTTTAGAATAAATATCTGGTTATGACTTACGACTAT contains:
- a CDS encoding NAD-dependent epimerase/dehydratase family protein — its product is MYKNILVTGGNGFIGSHVVENLLNKGHVPIIFDRKGPTAQVKGVSYFWGDIINKNSVDEAVLNSDGVIDLAGILGTSETVDNPFPCIETNILGALNVFEACRSHVKPAVQISLGNFWMNNPYSISKNTAERLALMYNKEHGTRIAIVRGLNAYGEGQKHAPVRKIIPNFIVRALRNTPIEIYGDGSQIMDMIYVKDLAEILVRALLVEHKVYDRIFEAGTGLSTDVNYIAKVVIKEAKSGSEIKYLPMRPGEEKSAVVLGNPVTLKPLGDIKLRGLDETLSGVISWYKNNYPWREIRF